A genomic stretch from Acidobacteriota bacterium includes:
- a CDS encoding VTT domain-containing protein: protein MEVAERTPKGALLATGALLIAAGTLYAIDPGAWQRLTGLLERSGPWGEAAFVLIFALATVLAVPALLLMTLAVTAFGFQSGLLLSLLGGSLGAVAAFAVARRLGRAAVAQRLADSRWRTVDRALARHGGWAVLLFRLLPILPFNLLNYLCGLTAIRFRHYLLATVVGILPGALVYCHAAAQLPDLAAGRPNPLGIATALLLLAALWLLVPALAHHFGGEVLADLADSEPTDEG from the coding sequence ATGGAAGTCGCCGAGCGCACTCCGAAGGGTGCCCTGCTGGCCACCGGCGCCCTGCTGATCGCCGCCGGCACCCTCTACGCCATCGACCCGGGCGCCTGGCAACGGCTGACCGGCCTGCTCGAGCGCTCCGGACCTTGGGGCGAGGCCGCCTTCGTGCTGATCTTCGCACTGGCCACGGTGCTCGCCGTACCGGCTCTGCTGCTGATGACCTTGGCGGTGACCGCCTTCGGCTTTCAAAGCGGCCTGCTGCTCTCGCTGCTCGGCGGTAGCCTGGGCGCCGTGGCAGCCTTCGCCGTGGCCCGCCGCCTCGGACGCGCTGCCGTCGCCCAACGCCTCGCCGACAGCCGTTGGCGAACCGTCGATCGAGCCCTGGCTCGCCATGGCGGTTGGGCCGTGCTGCTCTTTCGACTCCTCCCGATCCTGCCCTTCAACCTGCTCAACTACCTGTGCGGACTGACGGCGATTCGGTTCCGCCACTACCTGCTCGCCACCGTCGTCGGCATTCTGCCCGGAGCGCTGGTCTACTGCCACGCGGCGGCCCAGTTGCCGGACCTCGCCGCCGGTCGCCCGAATCCTCTCGGCATCGCGACGGCACTGCTTCTGCTGGCGGCCCTTTGGCTACTGGTGCCGGCCCTCGCCCACCACTTCGGCGGCGAGGTCCTCGCCGATCTCGCGGACTCCGAACCGACGGACGAGGGCTGA